A single Ctenopharyngodon idella isolate HZGC_01 chromosome 22, HZGC01, whole genome shotgun sequence DNA region contains:
- the kif1b gene encoding kinesin-like protein KIF1B isoform X8 codes for MSGASVKVAVRVRPFNSRETSKESKCIIQMQGNSTTILNPKNPKEAPKSFSFDYSYWSHTSPDDPSFASQSLVYNDIGKEMLQHAFEGYNVCIFAYGQTGAGKSYTMMGKQEEGQEGIIPQLCEELFEKINDNNNEEISFSVEVAYMEIYCERVRDLLNPKNKGNLRVREHPLLGPYVEDLSKLAVTSYTDIADLMDAGNKARTVAATNMNETSSRSHAVFTIVFTQKKYDSETDLSTEKVSKISLVDLAGSERADSTGAKGTRLKEGANINKSLTTLGKVISALAEVSKKKKKTDFIPYRDSVLTWLLRENLGGNSRTAMVAALSPADINYDETLSTLRYADRAKQIKCNAVINEDPNAKLVRELKDEVTRLKELLRAQGLGDILDIEPMGDDCLGSGSKSPMGCLTASPSLGSLCSQAGLQSVSSIQERIMSTPGGEEAIERLKESEKIIAELNETWEEKLRKTEAIRMEREALLAEMGVAIREDGGTLGVFSPKKTPHLVNLNEDPLMSECLLYYIKDGITRVGQADAERRQDIVLSGAHIKEEHCIFRSERNANGHVIVTLEPCEGSETYVNGKRVNSAVQLRSGNRIIMGKNHVFRFNHPEQARAEREKTPTAETPVEPVDWTFAQRELLEKQGIDMKQEMEKRLTEMEILYKKEKEEADQLLEQQRLDGDSDSGDDSDKRSCEESWRLITSLREKLPPSKLQTIVKKCGLPSSGKRREPIKMYQIPQRRRLTKDSKWVTISDLKIQAVKEICYEVALNDFRHTRQEIEALAIVKMKELCATYNKKDPNERDSWRAVARDVWDTVGVGDERIEDVITNGRGVTDMDDLKVHIDKLEDILQEVKKQNNMKDEEIRALRNKMLKMEQVIPLISNESQEKTTRSGPMRARSSSEGKAPEEKPNCEQSDEQLSKMTDDDSSFRRGRMRWMRQEQVRLKNLQQQEISKQLRRQNGPHRFIPPEDRKLRFPFKSNPKHRNSWTPGTHIIITDEQVIELKVPKEAVQEEDDTREATEPGEQVVPTIQTYPTLPSPMGQRRSKDLEQGLSHRHNQSHKLHERGRSNSFNSSQRASDSTESLNSGNRKPPHPQQAFYQPRYNQNQHQYPQQQHQQFYHYNTDASNNYPQYPPNQQPSHHNNFCTPPRMRRQMSAPNLKGSRETTV; via the exons CTATTTTGAACCCCAAGAACCCAAAGGAAGCACCCAAATCCTTCAGCTTTGACTACTCATACTGGTCTCACACCTCG CCGGACGACcccagctttgcatcacagagcCTTGTGTACAATGACATCGGGAAAGAGATGTTGCAGCATGCTTTTGAAGGATATAACGTCTGCATTTTCGCCTATGGCCAGACCGGAGCTGGCAAGTCCTACACCATGATGGGCAAGCAAGAGGAAGGACAGGAAGGCATTATTCCTCAG CTCTGTGAAGAACTCTTTGAGAAAATCAATGACAATAACAATGAGGAGATCTCGTTCTCGGTGGAG GTGGCTTATATGGAGATATACTGTGAGCGAGTGAGGGACCTGCTAAACCCTAAGAACAAAGGGAACTTGCGTGTCAGGGAACATCCTCTACTTGGGCCGTATGTGGAAGACCTCTCGAAACTGGCCGTCACCTCTTACACAGACATAGCTGACCTCATGGATGCTGGTAACAAAGCCAG AACTGTTGCCGCCACCAACATGAACGAGACAAGCAGCCGGTCTCACGCTGTCTTCACTATCGTTTTCACCCAGAAGAAGTATGACAGCGAGACAGACCTGTCCACAGAGAAG GTCAGCAAAATCAGCCTGGTGGATCTGGCAGGAAGTGAGCGTGCTGACTCAACAGGGGCCAAAGGAACCAGACTGAAG GAAGGAGCAAACATCAACAAATCTCTAACTACACTAGGAAAGGTTATTTCGGCCCTGGCTGAGGTG agcaagaagaaaaagaagacaGACTTCATTCCTTACCGAGACTCAGTGTTGACATGGCTGCTAAGAGAGAATTTAG GAGGAAACTCGAGGACAGCTATGGTGGCCGCCCTGAGCCCTGCTGACATTAACTATGATGAAACTCTCAGCACACTCCG ATATGCGGACAGAGCCAAGCAGATCAAGTGCAACGCCGTGATCAACGAGGACCCCAACGCCAAATTGGTGCGGGAGCTTAAGGACGAGGTGACACGGTTGAAGGAACTGCTCCGTGCCCAAGGCCTAGGGGACATCCTGGACA TCGAGCCAATGGGGGATGATTGCCTTGGAAGTGGAAGCAAAT CACCTATGGGCTGCCTGACGGCATCGCCGTCCTTAGGCTCTCTGTGCAGCCAGGCAGGGCTGCAGTCCGTTTCGAGCATCCAGGAGCGCATCATGTCCACGCCGGGTGGAGAAGAGGCCATCGAGAGGCTGAAG GAGTCAGAGAAGATCATAGCCGAGCTGAACGAGACCTGGGAGGAGAAGCTGAGGAAGACTGAAGCCATCCGTATGGAGAG AGAGGCGCTGCTGGCAGAGATGGGAGTGGCCATACGGGAGGATGGAGGAACACTGGGTGTCTTCTCTCCTAAAAAG ACCCCTCACCTGGTGAACCTGAATGAGGATCCTTTGATGTCAGAATGTCTGCTCTATTATATCAAGGATGGAATAACAAG GGTGGGCCAGGCAGATGCAGAAAGAAGACAGGATATTGTTCTAAGCGGAGCGCACATCAAGGAAGAGCACTGTATCTTCCGCAGTGAGAGAAATGCCAACGGACATG TGATTGTCACGTTGGAGCCATGTGAGGGATCAGAAACGTATGTTAATGGAAAACGTGTGAATTCTGCAGTCCAGCTGCGCTCAG GTAACCGCATTATCATGGGAAAGAACCACGTTTTCCGGTTTAACCACCCTGAGCAGGCTCGCGCTGAGCGTGAGAAGACCCCAACAGCGGAGACCCCCGTAGAGCCCGTGGACTGGACCTTTGCCCAAAGAGAACTGCTGGAGAAACAGGGTATCGACATGAAACAAGAGATGGAGAAGAG GCTTACAGAAATGGAGATCCTGTACAAAAAAGAGAAGGAGGAAGCGGACCAGCTACTCGAGCAACAGAGACTG GATGGAGACTCTGATAGTGGTGACGACTCTGATAAGAGGTCATGCGAGGAGAGCTGGAGACTCATCACTTCTCTACGGGAGAAACTTCCTCCCAGCAAGCTCCAAACCATAGTCAAAAAGTGTGGCTTACCCAGCAGCGGTAAAAGACGAGAGCCTATCAAAATGTACCAGATCCCTCAGCGTCGCCGTCTTACAAAGGACTCCAAATGGGTGACCATCTCTGATTTGAAGATCCAGGCAGTCAAAGAAATTTGCTACGAGGTGGCACTGAATGATTTCCGTCACACCCGTCAAGAGATTGAGGCTCTGGCCATAGTTAAAATGAAGGAACTTTGTGCCACGTACAACAAGAAAGACCCAAATGAACGAGATTCTTGGAGAGCAGTGGCTCGAGATGTTTGGGACACTGTAGGGGTTGGGGATGAGCGAATTGAAGATGTCATAACCAATGGACGAGGCGTAACCGACATGGATGATCTAAAGGTGCACATCGACAAACTCGAGGACATCCTGCAAGAGGTAAAAAAGCAGAACAACATGAAGGACGAAGAGATTCGAGCTCTCCGGAATAAGATGTTGAAGATGGAGCAAGTAATCCCGCTGATTTCCAATGAGTCACAGGAGAAAACCACTCGCAGTGGACCCATGAGGGCCCGCAGTTCTAGCGAGGGTAAAGCTCCTGAGGAGAAGCCCAACTGTGAACAGTCGGACGAGCAGTTGTCAAAGATGACCGATGACGATTCTTCGTTCCGACGTGGACGTATGAGGTGGATGCGACAAGAGCAGGTACGCCTCAAGAACCTCCAGCAACAGGAGATTTCCAAGCAGCTCCGGAGGCAAAATGGACCCCACCGCTTCATCCCACCCGAAGACCGCAAGCTGCGCTTCCCCTTCAAGAGTAACCCCAAGCATCGCAACTCCTGGACCCCTGGCACTCATATCATCATAACAGATGAACAGGTGATTGAGTTGAAAGTACCCAAAGAAGCAGTCCAGGAAGAGGATGACACCAGGGAGGCCACAGAGCCAGGAGAACAAGTGGTACCAACCATCCAGACATATCCTACTCTTCCTAGTCCCATGGGTCAACGTAGAAGCAAAGATCTAGAGCAGGGCCTGAGTCATAGACATAATCAAAGCCACAAACTCCATGAACGAGGCCGTAGTAACTCCTTCAACAGCAGCCAGCGAGCCTCGGACTCTACGGAGTCCCTCAATTCTGGTAACAGGAAGCCGCCTCACCCCCAACAGGCCTTTTACCAGCCACGCTACAACCAAAACCAGCATCAGTATCCACAACAACAGCATCAACAGTTCTATCATTACAATACTGATGCCAGCAATAACTACCCGCAGTACCCACCCAATCAGCAGCCGAGCCACCACAACAATTTTTGTACGCCACCCCGAATGCGTAGGCAAATGTCTGCCCCTAATTTGAAGGGCAGTCGAGAAACCACAGTGTGA
- the kif1b gene encoding kinesin-like protein KIF1B isoform X9 — translation MSGASVKVAVRVRPFNSRETSKESKCIIQMQGNSTTILNPKNPKEAPKSFSFDYSYWSHTSPDDPSFASQSLVYNDIGKEMLQHAFEGYNVCIFAYGQTGAGKSYTMMGKQEEGQEGIIPQLCEELFEKINDNNNEEISFSVEVAYMEIYCERVRDLLNPKNKGNLRVREHPLLGPYVEDLSKLAVTSYTDIADLMDAGNKARTVAATNMNETSSRSHAVFTIVFTQKKYDSETDLSTEKVSKISLVDLAGSERADSTGAKGTRLKEGANINKSLTTLGKVISALAEVSKKKKKTDFIPYRDSVLTWLLRENLGGNSRTAMVAALSPADINYDETLSTLRYADRAKQIKCNAVINEDPNAKLVRELKDEVTRLKELLRAQGLGDILDTPMGCLTASPSLGSLCSQAGLQSVSSIQERIMSTPGGEEAIERLKESEKIIAELNETWEEKLRKTEAIRMEREALLAEMGVAIREDGGTLGVFSPKKTPHLVNLNEDPLMSECLLYYIKDGITRVGQADAERRQDIVLSGAHIKEEHCIFRSERNANGHVIVTLEPCEGSETYVNGKRVNSAVQLRSGNRIIMGKNHVFRFNHPEQARAEREKTPTAETPVEPVDWTFAQRELLEKQGIDMKQEMEKRLTEMEILYKKEKEEADQLLEQQRLDGDSDSGDDSDKRSCEESWRLITSLREKLPPSKLQTIVKKCGLPSSGKRREPIKMYQIPQRRRLTKDSKWVTISDLKIQAVKEICYEVALNDFRHTRQEIEALAIVKMKELCATYNKKDPNERDSWRAVARDVWDTVGVGDERIEDVITNGRGVTDMDDLKVHIDKLEDILQEVKKQNNMKDEEIRALRNKMLKMEQVIPLISNESQEKTTRSGPMRARSSSEGKAPEEKPNCEQSDEQLSKMTDDDSSFRRGRMRWMRQEQVRLKNLQQQEISKQLRRQNGPHRFIPPEDRKLRFPFKSNPKHRNSWTPGTHIIITDEQVIELKVPKEAVQEEDDTREATEPGEQVVPTIQTYPTLPSPMGQRRSKDLEQGLSHRHNQSHKLHERGRSNSFNSSQRASDSTESLNSGNRKPPHPQQAFYQPRYNQNQHQYPQQQHQQFYHYNTDASNNYPQYPPNQQPSHHNNFCTPPRMRRQMSAPNLKGSRETTV, via the exons CTATTTTGAACCCCAAGAACCCAAAGGAAGCACCCAAATCCTTCAGCTTTGACTACTCATACTGGTCTCACACCTCG CCGGACGACcccagctttgcatcacagagcCTTGTGTACAATGACATCGGGAAAGAGATGTTGCAGCATGCTTTTGAAGGATATAACGTCTGCATTTTCGCCTATGGCCAGACCGGAGCTGGCAAGTCCTACACCATGATGGGCAAGCAAGAGGAAGGACAGGAAGGCATTATTCCTCAG CTCTGTGAAGAACTCTTTGAGAAAATCAATGACAATAACAATGAGGAGATCTCGTTCTCGGTGGAG GTGGCTTATATGGAGATATACTGTGAGCGAGTGAGGGACCTGCTAAACCCTAAGAACAAAGGGAACTTGCGTGTCAGGGAACATCCTCTACTTGGGCCGTATGTGGAAGACCTCTCGAAACTGGCCGTCACCTCTTACACAGACATAGCTGACCTCATGGATGCTGGTAACAAAGCCAG AACTGTTGCCGCCACCAACATGAACGAGACAAGCAGCCGGTCTCACGCTGTCTTCACTATCGTTTTCACCCAGAAGAAGTATGACAGCGAGACAGACCTGTCCACAGAGAAG GTCAGCAAAATCAGCCTGGTGGATCTGGCAGGAAGTGAGCGTGCTGACTCAACAGGGGCCAAAGGAACCAGACTGAAG GAAGGAGCAAACATCAACAAATCTCTAACTACACTAGGAAAGGTTATTTCGGCCCTGGCTGAGGTG agcaagaagaaaaagaagacaGACTTCATTCCTTACCGAGACTCAGTGTTGACATGGCTGCTAAGAGAGAATTTAG GAGGAAACTCGAGGACAGCTATGGTGGCCGCCCTGAGCCCTGCTGACATTAACTATGATGAAACTCTCAGCACACTCCG ATATGCGGACAGAGCCAAGCAGATCAAGTGCAACGCCGTGATCAACGAGGACCCCAACGCCAAATTGGTGCGGGAGCTTAAGGACGAGGTGACACGGTTGAAGGAACTGCTCCGTGCCCAAGGCCTAGGGGACATCCTGGACA CACCTATGGGCTGCCTGACGGCATCGCCGTCCTTAGGCTCTCTGTGCAGCCAGGCAGGGCTGCAGTCCGTTTCGAGCATCCAGGAGCGCATCATGTCCACGCCGGGTGGAGAAGAGGCCATCGAGAGGCTGAAG GAGTCAGAGAAGATCATAGCCGAGCTGAACGAGACCTGGGAGGAGAAGCTGAGGAAGACTGAAGCCATCCGTATGGAGAG AGAGGCGCTGCTGGCAGAGATGGGAGTGGCCATACGGGAGGATGGAGGAACACTGGGTGTCTTCTCTCCTAAAAAG ACCCCTCACCTGGTGAACCTGAATGAGGATCCTTTGATGTCAGAATGTCTGCTCTATTATATCAAGGATGGAATAACAAG GGTGGGCCAGGCAGATGCAGAAAGAAGACAGGATATTGTTCTAAGCGGAGCGCACATCAAGGAAGAGCACTGTATCTTCCGCAGTGAGAGAAATGCCAACGGACATG TGATTGTCACGTTGGAGCCATGTGAGGGATCAGAAACGTATGTTAATGGAAAACGTGTGAATTCTGCAGTCCAGCTGCGCTCAG GTAACCGCATTATCATGGGAAAGAACCACGTTTTCCGGTTTAACCACCCTGAGCAGGCTCGCGCTGAGCGTGAGAAGACCCCAACAGCGGAGACCCCCGTAGAGCCCGTGGACTGGACCTTTGCCCAAAGAGAACTGCTGGAGAAACAGGGTATCGACATGAAACAAGAGATGGAGAAGAG GCTTACAGAAATGGAGATCCTGTACAAAAAAGAGAAGGAGGAAGCGGACCAGCTACTCGAGCAACAGAGACTG GATGGAGACTCTGATAGTGGTGACGACTCTGATAAGAGGTCATGCGAGGAGAGCTGGAGACTCATCACTTCTCTACGGGAGAAACTTCCTCCCAGCAAGCTCCAAACCATAGTCAAAAAGTGTGGCTTACCCAGCAGCGGTAAAAGACGAGAGCCTATCAAAATGTACCAGATCCCTCAGCGTCGCCGTCTTACAAAGGACTCCAAATGGGTGACCATCTCTGATTTGAAGATCCAGGCAGTCAAAGAAATTTGCTACGAGGTGGCACTGAATGATTTCCGTCACACCCGTCAAGAGATTGAGGCTCTGGCCATAGTTAAAATGAAGGAACTTTGTGCCACGTACAACAAGAAAGACCCAAATGAACGAGATTCTTGGAGAGCAGTGGCTCGAGATGTTTGGGACACTGTAGGGGTTGGGGATGAGCGAATTGAAGATGTCATAACCAATGGACGAGGCGTAACCGACATGGATGATCTAAAGGTGCACATCGACAAACTCGAGGACATCCTGCAAGAGGTAAAAAAGCAGAACAACATGAAGGACGAAGAGATTCGAGCTCTCCGGAATAAGATGTTGAAGATGGAGCAAGTAATCCCGCTGATTTCCAATGAGTCACAGGAGAAAACCACTCGCAGTGGACCCATGAGGGCCCGCAGTTCTAGCGAGGGTAAAGCTCCTGAGGAGAAGCCCAACTGTGAACAGTCGGACGAGCAGTTGTCAAAGATGACCGATGACGATTCTTCGTTCCGACGTGGACGTATGAGGTGGATGCGACAAGAGCAGGTACGCCTCAAGAACCTCCAGCAACAGGAGATTTCCAAGCAGCTCCGGAGGCAAAATGGACCCCACCGCTTCATCCCACCCGAAGACCGCAAGCTGCGCTTCCCCTTCAAGAGTAACCCCAAGCATCGCAACTCCTGGACCCCTGGCACTCATATCATCATAACAGATGAACAGGTGATTGAGTTGAAAGTACCCAAAGAAGCAGTCCAGGAAGAGGATGACACCAGGGAGGCCACAGAGCCAGGAGAACAAGTGGTACCAACCATCCAGACATATCCTACTCTTCCTAGTCCCATGGGTCAACGTAGAAGCAAAGATCTAGAGCAGGGCCTGAGTCATAGACATAATCAAAGCCACAAACTCCATGAACGAGGCCGTAGTAACTCCTTCAACAGCAGCCAGCGAGCCTCGGACTCTACGGAGTCCCTCAATTCTGGTAACAGGAAGCCGCCTCACCCCCAACAGGCCTTTTACCAGCCACGCTACAACCAAAACCAGCATCAGTATCCACAACAACAGCATCAACAGTTCTATCATTACAATACTGATGCCAGCAATAACTACCCGCAGTACCCACCCAATCAGCAGCCGAGCCACCACAACAATTTTTGTACGCCACCCCGAATGCGTAGGCAAATGTCTGCCCCTAATTTGAAGGGCAGTCGAGAAACCACAGTGTGA